The Clostridium sp. DL-VIII DNA window CAACAAGTCTGTTTTCAACCATATCAGTAATTCCTACAGCATTTTCTCCGCCAATTTTATTTAATTCATCTAGAAGCTCAACGCTGTTCATTTTCTTTCCATTTAAGCTAACTGCAATTCCTTTTTCAAAATTTAAGGTAATATAAGTTGGTTCATTTGGAGCAGCTTCTAAAGTCTTTGAAAGTTCTAAGATTTTAGCATATTGTGGTTCATTTTCAGGAAATTCTAAATCTAAACCTTCGTGGCTTAAATGCCAAATATTTTTATCTTTACTGTAGTTTGTTTCACGATTGATCTTTAATGGAATATTATTTGCTTCGGCATAATCTATCTCATCTTCTCTTGATTTTATATCCCATATTCTCCATGGAGCAATTATTGGCATACCAGGAGCAAATGCTTTAACAGCCATTTCAAATCTTACTTGATCATTTCCTTTACCTGTACATCCGTGGCAGATTGCATCTGCACCTTCTTTTTTTGCAATCTCAACTAATCTTTTTCCGATTATTGGTCTAGCAAATGAAGTTCCAAGAAGATATTTACCTTCATATATAGCACCAGCTTGAATAGTAGGGAAGATATAATCATCAACAAACTCTTGAGTTAAATCTTCTATATATAATTTTGATGCGCCTGTTTTTATTGCCTTTTCTTCTAAACCGTCTAGTTCATCCTTTTGACCTACATTAGCACATACAGCTATAACTTCACAGCCATAGTTTTCCTTAAGCCATGGAATAATAATTGATGTATCTAACCCCCCAGAATAAGCTAAAACTACCTTGTTGTATTTTGTCATTTTAAAAGCCCTCCTTATATAATAGAAATATAAGACACATAAGATAAAATGCTAGTTAAAAGATGCCTTATAATTAAATATTTTCTAACTTGATTTATGTTTATAATTATACAGCTACATACAAAAATAATCAAGCAATAAATGCAAAAATATTCATAAAAATATATTAAATATACATAATTAAATAAAAAAATAAGAAAAAATTAATATTTTATGCAAAGTATATTGGATTTTATGCATAAAATTCAATATAGTATAAAGATATAAAACGATGCATAATTATAAAAGACTAAAATATATTTTCAATGCTTGGAAGCTGTAATTTTTTTAGATGATCACTATTATATTTAACTAAGTGTAAAGATGCGTGAGCTTCTGTTTCATCATCATGAATTAAGTACGTAGATAATTTCACAGCCTCATTTAACAAATTATCAAATTCTTGATGGCTGAGATACAAGGAAGTTAGGAGATTTTTTTCTTCAATTGAGTTTAGTAATTCAAGTGATTCAGAATATGCATCTTCAAGTTTTCCATCATTAATTTTTAATTCTATATCTTCTGTTTGTGTTTTGATGTTATCACATAAATTTAGGATAGAATTATTTAGAAAATATACGCATATCATAGTTAAGATAAATAGAAATATTGATAATATTGCATTTCTCATTTTATATGCTCCCTTTCATATTCATCAAAAAGTTGATATTTAAACTTTCCTTCAGTATCATATAAGGCAATTAATACATGTTTTATTGATGAAATATTATGCTTACCTAATAAATCAGTTATCCACTTTTCATCTTTATTAATTGAGGTTAACGAATTGTTATTTATCTTACCGTCAGAAATTAGAACTTTAGGCAATTTAGCTTTAATAGTTTTAGATGTATTATCAGAACTTGAATTGGATTTTTTTGAAGAATTATAATCTACAGGTAGTATAGATATTTGTCCATCATTCTCTAATATTGCATATTGAATTTCATCAAGATTGAAATAATTTGCTAGACGTAACTCTTCCAATAATTCATCTATATTTAATTGCTGTTTTTTTAAAGTTGGATAATTGATTTTTCCATTGTGAACTAGTATACATGGTTCACCGTCAACAATTTTTCTTGTAGATTGAAATTTTAAACCTATTTGAGTTAGAATTGTCTTTAAAAATAATAAGGTTATTATAGGAATAATTCCAAGGAGTAATGGTAATCTTGTATCTTGCATTGGCAAAGATGCCAAATCTGAAATCATAATTGTTATTACAAACTCGTAAGGTTGAAGCTCACCTATTTGTCTTTTTCCCATTAATCTCATTGTTAATACAACTAGTAAATATAAAATAGCAGTTCTAATTGACACTACAAACATATAAAAAATCACCTCGAAAGTAATATTTGCAAAAATAAAATTTAATATACTAAGGGCAATTTAAAAAGTAACAGAATAAAGAATTAGTTTATTTTAAATATTTATTCTACATAAGATTGTTTTAGCAAGTCAGCTATAGGTAAGCTCATTTCTTAGCTTATGAAAATATATATGACAAATTCAGACTTGTTATTTTATTTCATATTTCTAATAAAAATACTTTTATCTTTTTTAGGAAAAATGTATATAATATAGTTGATGCTACCTATACAGGGTGCAAAAAATTAAAATAATTGAGTATTTTGAAAGAATTCATGCTTTTGGGGGCAGATGAGTTTAAAGTCTAGTGAAATATTATTAGAAGGAAAGGGTTAATTGTATGAGGAGTAAGAATGGGTTTGAATTAGAAAAAGGTATTATTAAAGCTAAAAAGGGCTTAACATTTTATGAATTAATTATTGACAATTGCAAAGATATAATTAAAGATGTTGCTATATGTAAACTTAATGGGAAATACTGTGAATTGACTGAAATAATAGAGGATGATGGAGAGGTCGAACTCATTGGCTTTAATACTGAACTAGGAATGAAAATTTATGCTAGAACATTACAGTTTGTTTTTATAAAAGCTGCTTTAGATTTATTTCCAGAAGCAAAGATAACAATTGACCATGCTATAAGCGATGCTATATATGGTGAAGTGCATAAAGATGTTCCTCTGAGCAAAGGAGACATTGACAAAATTAAAGTAAAAATGCAAGAAATAATAAGTAAAGACATACCTATAAAAAGTATCAGAACAACTAAAAAGGATGCTATGGACATTTTTAAAAGTTATAAGATGAAAGATAAAGTTAAACTTTTAACATACTATGATATAAAATATGTCCATCTTTACGAACTTGATGGAAGATATGATTATTTCTATGGATGTATGGGATATTCTACTGGAGTAATAAAAAAATTTGATGTATTTAAATATGAAACAGGGTTTATATTGCAAAGGCCTCAAGAACAAAATATGGATGAACTTGCTGAGTTTATGGAGCAAAAGGGCTTAACTAAGATTTTTATAGAAACACAGAGATGGTTAAATATATTGGGGTTAGAGGATGTTGGAACATTAAATGAAAGAATAGTTAATAATGAATTAAAAAATATAATCATGGTTGCAGAAGGGCTTCATGAAAAGAAAATTGCCAATATTGCTGATGAAATTCTAGATAGAAAAGATATTAAAATTATTCTAATTGCAGGTCCATCTTCTTCAGGAAAAACTACTTTTGCAAATAGGCTGAGTATACAATTAAGAGTAAATGGATTAATCCCTATACCATTATCGTTAGATAATTACTTTGTGAATCGCATAAATACACCTAAAGACGAAAATGGTGATTATGATTATGAGTCGATTAATGCCTTAGATTTAGAATTGTTAAATAAAGATTTAGAAAAATTAATGATTGGAGAAGAAGTCGAACTTCCGATTTATAATTTTAAAACAGGTGAAAAGGAATGGAAGGATTATAAGGTTAAATTACCTAGAAATGGGGTGTTAGTAATTGAAGGAATTCATGGACTAAATCCAAGTTTAATCTCAAACAATTTAAATAGTAATGTTTTTAAAATTTATATTTCAGCATTAACGCAGCTAAATATAGATAATCATAATAGAATTTCTACAACTGATGTAAGAAAAGTAAGAAGAATAGTGAGGGATTCATTATCTAGGGGATATAAGGCAGAAGATACTTTAAAAATGTGGCCTTCCATTAAAAAAGGAGAGAAAAAGAATATATTTGTTTATCAGGAAGAAGCTGATGTGGCGTTTAATTCTACACTAGTTTATGAACTTGGAGTATTAAAGCCATATGCATTACAGGAGTTAGATAAAATAACGGAAGAAAGTTCAGTTTATTCAGAAGCTCTAAGATTAAAATCTTTTTTAGGTTTTTTTACAGAAATAGAAATAGCTGAAGTGCCTAAGAATTCATTATTAAGAGAATTCATTGGAGGATCTATTTTTTATGAGTATTAATTTATCACAATGTATAAGCCATAATGATTGGTGAAAGTTTAAATAGCGAAAAGAAATGTTAGCAAGAAATAATGGAAATGATAGCCATGATTTCTTGCTTTATTTTTTATTGATAAAAATAATTTTTTAATTGTTCTATTTTTCATTTTTATTACTTATTGAGGATACTTTGAATAACTATATAGTGTTTACAGTCATATTCAGCATATGCTACACTATTATTATATATACTTGTTTTTATTTGGATATTAGTATAAATTATAGAATATAAGTAATTAAAAGCTTATTTATTGTTATTTTGAACTTTTTAGTATTAAAATGGAGGAGGGCCTATGAAAAATCTATTTGTAAAGGTTTGCGGAGGGGTAATGACTTTAATTTTAATTTCTGTGGTCTTTACAACATGCGGTACAATTGGAAAGAAAACGGGTAATGTGATTAAAAATAACTGTGACGAAGAAGGGTGGAAGTCAGATACTACACCAATAACATTTGATTGGTACATTGATTTTTCATGGTTTCAAACTAAATGGGGCACTAATCCTGTTTCGAAATATGTTACTGATAAAACAGGTGTTAGCTTAAATTTAATAACTCCAAGCGGTGATGAGGCAGAAAAACTAAATTCTATGATTGAAACAGGTAAATTGCCGGATTTTATTACACTAAGTTCCCAAGATGATGGATATAAAAGAGTTATAGAAAACGGTTTAGCACTACCTCTTGACAAATTATCAGAACAATACGATGCATACTTTATTAAAGTGGCAGATAAACAAAAATTGGACTGGTATAGGCAAAGTGATGGACATGTTTATTGCTATCCAAATTTTTCTAGTCCAGTGACTGATTTTAATAATTATAAAGAAGAAAAACCATCAAATCAAACATTTTTAGTAAGGAAAGATATTTATGAAGCTTTAGGAAAACCGGATATGAGTACACCAGAGGCATTTTTGAGTGCGCTTGAAAGAGCAAAAAAGCAATTTCCAATCGTTGATGGTAAAGAATTAATACCATTAGGATTTCATGAGTTTAATGACGACGGAAATCTTTCGTTAGATAGCATTTTACCAAATTTTTTAGCAGTTCCACGAGAAGAAAATGGTAAAGTATATAATAAAATTACAGATAAAGACTACATAAGATGGTTAAAAACATTACGAACAGCTAATGAGAAAGGATTGCTTTCAAAGGAAATATTTGTAGATAAAAGAGCTCAGATAGAAGAAAATATTACAGAAGGAAGATATTTTGCAATGCTTTATCAAAGTTCTGATATGTCTGCTCAGCAACTAGAATTATATTCTAAGGATAAAAATAAAATATATATGGCAATTGATGGACCTTCAAACTCTAAAGGTGACACACCTAAACTCGCAGGAGACAGTATTTCGGGATGGACAGTTACTCTGATTTCAAAAACATGCAAAGACCCAAAACGAGCTATAAGCTTTTTAAGTTATTTAATTAGTGAAGAGGGCAATAAAGATTTATATTTAGGAATAAAAGGTTTTACCTGGGATGAAATTGATGGAAAAGAACAGTTTAAACCTGAAGTTGTAGATTTACTAAATAAGGATAGAATAGCTTTTGATAACAAATATGGTGCGGCAAGTACTTATTGGATGCTGGAAGACGGGGATTTGGTACAGAAATGGACACCACCTAGTGAAGAAGCGATAAAGATGATAAGTGATTGGTCAAAGGGAAAGACATATAATTATTCTTTATTTGATAACATTTATCCATATGGAGATAGCGAGGAAGGCGTAGCGTTCTCTAGAATAAATATAAGGTGGGGAAGCACTTTGAAAAATTTACTTATAGCTAAGAATGAGGATGAATTTGATAGAATATTAAATGAATTTATTGCATATAGAAAAGAACAGGGTTGGGATAAGATACAAAAATATATTCAGCAAAAATATGAAGAAAATAAGAAAAAGCTAAATGTAGTTAAATGAATGAAAATAGGAGCTGCTTAAATGAAAAATAATATTGTAATTTTGTGGGGGAAAATTAAGCAAGTACTAAATAATGAAAGTTTAATAAAAAAATTAATAACTACGTATATATTCATTATCGGTATTCCGATACTAATATTTTGCATATATATATTTCATTCACTTTCAGATAATGCGAAGCATAATGCAATAAGTAGAGCTAATTATGATCTTAGTACTGAATATGATAGCGTTGAAAAGAATGTGTACATAATGCGAAATATAATTAACGCTATAGAATCCGATAATAAAGTAATGGGATATTTACAAGGTAATAATAATAAAGAAGCAAAGGAACTAATTGATTTTAGAGAAACAACTTATAAACAGCTAATTAATCTGCAAAATAATAATCCAACAATTAAGCAAATAAACATATTTACTAGCAATTCAGAAGTTAATGAGATTTGGCCTACGTTTTATAAAATAGATAGAATCATCGATAATGAATGGTATAAAAAAGTTATTGAAAAAAATGGTGGGGAATATTGGAATGTTAGTCACTATGACAATGATATTGTAGTTAAATCAACCTTAAATGATGAATCAAAAGATATAGTAGTCTCACTTAATAAGAAAATTAATTATCCGAGTGATAAATATTTAGGCATAAGTAGAGTTACTATGCGATCTAAAGACTTCTTTCCCAAAATGTATGAAGATGATGATTTGAAAAGTGGACAAATATTGTTAGTAAATAAGGAAAACATGGACATAGAAACAGATGAAAATAGTGCACTACTTAGAAGTTTTAATTTTGATAAAAAAAATTTTCAAGAATTTATTAAAGATAAGTTAGAATATGAAAAAGGAGAAGTGAATTATAATCAAGGGAATGAAGGCTATATCATATTATACAAAGAGTCGCCGATTC harbors:
- a CDS encoding DUF4363 family protein gives rise to the protein MRNAILSIFLFILTMICVYFLNNSILNLCDNIKTQTEDIELKINDGKLEDAYSESLELLNSIEEKNLLTSLYLSHQEFDNLLNEAVKLSTYLIHDDETEAHASLHLVKYNSDHLKKLQLPSIENIF
- a CDS encoding argininosuccinate synthase encodes the protein MTKYNKVVLAYSGGLDTSIIIPWLKENYGCEVIAVCANVGQKDELDGLEEKAIKTGASKLYIEDLTQEFVDDYIFPTIQAGAIYEGKYLLGTSFARPIIGKRLVEIAKKEGADAICHGCTGKGNDQVRFEMAVKAFAPGMPIIAPWRIWDIKSREDEIDYAEANNIPLKINRETNYSKDKNIWHLSHEGLDLEFPENEPQYAKILELSKTLEAAPNEPTYITLNFEKGIAVSLNGKKMNSVELLDELNKIGGENAVGITDMVENRLVGMKSRGVYETPGGTILYKAHKDLEELCLDRETAHYKEQIALKFADLVYNGQWFTPLREALSEFVTKTQETVTGEIKLKLYKGNVVNAGMTSPYSLYSEEYATFGEDGVYDQKDSAGFINLYGLPTVVRAKMLEKVKKEEI
- a CDS encoding DUF421 domain-containing protein; the encoded protein is MFVVSIRTAILYLLVVLTMRLMGKRQIGELQPYEFVITIMISDLASLPMQDTRLPLLLGIIPIITLLFLKTILTQIGLKFQSTRKIVDGEPCILVHNGKINYPTLKKQQLNIDELLEELRLANYFNLDEIQYAILENDGQISILPVDYNSSKKSNSSSDNTSKTIKAKLPKVLISDGKINNNSLTSINKDEKWITDLLGKHNISSIKHVLIALYDTEGKFKYQLFDEYEREHIK
- a CDS encoding extracellular solute-binding protein produces the protein MKNLFVKVCGGVMTLILISVVFTTCGTIGKKTGNVIKNNCDEEGWKSDTTPITFDWYIDFSWFQTKWGTNPVSKYVTDKTGVSLNLITPSGDEAEKLNSMIETGKLPDFITLSSQDDGYKRVIENGLALPLDKLSEQYDAYFIKVADKQKLDWYRQSDGHVYCYPNFSSPVTDFNNYKEEKPSNQTFLVRKDIYEALGKPDMSTPEAFLSALERAKKQFPIVDGKELIPLGFHEFNDDGNLSLDSILPNFLAVPREENGKVYNKITDKDYIRWLKTLRTANEKGLLSKEIFVDKRAQIEENITEGRYFAMLYQSSDMSAQQLELYSKDKNKIYMAIDGPSNSKGDTPKLAGDSISGWTVTLISKTCKDPKRAISFLSYLISEEGNKDLYLGIKGFTWDEIDGKEQFKPEVVDLLNKDRIAFDNKYGAASTYWMLEDGDLVQKWTPPSEEAIKMISDWSKGKTYNYSLFDNIYPYGDSEEGVAFSRINIRWGSTLKNLLIAKNEDEFDRILNEFIAYRKEQGWDKIQKYIQQKYEENKKKLNVVK
- a CDS encoding nucleoside kinase, with amino-acid sequence MRSKNGFELEKGIIKAKKGLTFYELIIDNCKDIIKDVAICKLNGKYCELTEIIEDDGEVELIGFNTELGMKIYARTLQFVFIKAALDLFPEAKITIDHAISDAIYGEVHKDVPLSKGDIDKIKVKMQEIISKDIPIKSIRTTKKDAMDIFKSYKMKDKVKLLTYYDIKYVHLYELDGRYDYFYGCMGYSTGVIKKFDVFKYETGFILQRPQEQNMDELAEFMEQKGLTKIFIETQRWLNILGLEDVGTLNERIVNNELKNIIMVAEGLHEKKIANIADEILDRKDIKIILIAGPSSSGKTTFANRLSIQLRVNGLIPIPLSLDNYFVNRINTPKDENGDYDYESINALDLELLNKDLEKLMIGEEVELPIYNFKTGEKEWKDYKVKLPRNGVLVIEGIHGLNPSLISNNLNSNVFKIYISALTQLNIDNHNRISTTDVRKVRRIVRDSLSRGYKAEDTLKMWPSIKKGEKKNIFVYQEEADVAFNSTLVYELGVLKPYALQELDKITEESSVYSEALRLKSFLGFFTEIEIAEVPKNSLLREFIGGSIFYEY